Below is a window of Malus domestica chromosome 13, GDT2T_hap1 DNA.
ttctctccctctcttctcttcgGCTCACCAATTTTTCTGCTctcttaaaaaaacaaaagggcaGCAGCTCCCTCATCATAACATAGCCTTCATTCAAGTCACCCCGTGACTTCCCATGGACCAAGAAAACTTTAGACAAATatcccttttcttttccccaaaaTAAGGAAGAGACATAATTATTTTGTCTacctttttctttataattttttatagtcaaaagttggccacttggccacatactcCAACAGTAACAACACATTCCAAACAGCTAAGTTTCGGTCCAGCAACTCATCAAACAGCTTCACAGCTACATTGTCTAGTCCCATATGGAAATTGTTGAAAACACTGCACAAAATCAAAGACAGGGAATGAGTTTACCAAGAAAATTGAAGAACcaaagaacacaaagatatCTTGGGTTGAGTCGCGGACAATGTCGCTTTCTTTAAGACGTTTCGCGGCTCTGCCCAAAGTGTGCAAGCAGTCACAAGTGCCACGCCGTCCCCAGGATAAAACTGCCCAGAATCACAACTAAATAGACCTTTGCATTGAGAAAGATCCAAAGCTTTCACCCACTCTACAACTCAATGTTCTCAAAATATTTTTCCGTTTTTCAGTAATGTGTTTCCCGACTAGAACCCTAGCATTTAAATACTACTTAGAGGGATATTAACGTTGGGGTAGTTCAGGAGAAAATGCTCATAAAATTCGGCCATTAAATTAGGAAGCAAATCAATTAGTTGAGAAAGAATAGGTCTtcttaacaaaacaaaactttttgttgAAAAGGGATTCTCCATAAAATTAGGAATCCAACGTTAAACCATCTGACTAattctaaattttaaataaacacacaaccCTAACAATCCCCCACTTGGTTATTTAAACTTGAACATTGGGTAAACTGTGATATAGTCGTGCATAAATGATGGTGTTATTCAACTTGAACCAAAACATAGTGACATTGCTCCAGAATAACAAGAGTAACACTTAGTTTTGAACTCAATCTCTGACAACAAAGCACACACGACTCCTCTTGGGTGAAGCTCAAGGCCAGCACAGTTTCGGCCATGTGCTTGTATCCCAGTTTAGTGATAGTGCTAGAAGTTAGCCCTAGAAACTTCATAGTGGCGGCCTCACCTTTACTATCACAAAGGTGAAACTATCAAGGATGCTCCTATAGCTAAATATCCTACTCAACTAGAGTATAGTTTTCATTAAGAGTTTCATAACTCATCCTTTATTCGTGCTACATGATTTTATGCCTTTGCAGACGACTTCTACAAAAAGTATGGCATGAGTCCATATCACTTCATGGCTTGTTATTACCTGTTGAACCAATTTCTTGGGATCTCCAGTCCAAAGGTTAGTTTACCATCACAAGTGACTCAACTTATCAAGGGCTTTAACCCCATTGTACTAGAGGTTTTCCAAACTTTTTCTCGTGCTAATCCTTTCGTCAAAGGGTCAGCAAGATTATCTTCAGACCTGACATGATATATTCTGACAGTCCCTTTGGAAAGAAACCCAGTTACCGTGCTGTGTTTTCGACGAATCTTTCGTCTCTTTCCATTAAAATATCGATTTTTCACTTTTGCAATAGTTGATGTGCTATCACAGTGAATAAACACAGCAGTAACTGGTTTCTCCCGTAATGGAATGTCTGACAAAAGATCCTTCAACCATCCTGCTTTTTCACTAGTTGTTGCTAGGGCAATCATTTCAGATTCCATTGTTGATTGAGCAAGTATGGTCTGTTTCTTAGACTTCCACGAGACTACAGCTCCAGCTATATTAAAAATATAGCCACTCGTGGCTTTAGAGTCTTCTGATAGTGTATTCCAATCAGCATTGCTGTATCCTTCAAGAACAGCGGGAAACTTTTCATAACATAAACCAAAATTGATAGTCCTTTTAAGGTATCTTATTACCCTTTCAATTGCATACCAGTGTTCCATATTGGGACTACTCGTGTACTTACATAGAACCCCAACTGCATAGGCTATGTCTGGCCTAGTGCAATCAGTAGCATATCTGAGGCTACCAATGATGCTTGCATACTCAATTTGTCTAACACTTTCACCAATGTTCTTAAACAGCTTCATACTATGATCAAACGGTGTACAAGCAGGCTTACAATCAAAATATTTGAACTTCTTCagaatttttttctaaataatGTGATTGACTTAGAGAAAATCCCTTCTCAGTTTTGTTAACCTTTATTCCAAGAATTAAATTTGCCTCTCCTAAATCCTTCATATCAAAGTTATTGCATAGCATGGTTTTTACTTCATTTACCAGGTGAATATTTGAGCAAAAAATaagcatgtcatcaacatataaacaTATTACCACACATAGATTACCCTCAGTTTTAACATACATGCACTTATCACTTTCATTAATTTTGAAACCATTATCAAGAAGTAAACAATCAAATTTAGCATGTCATTGTTTAGGtgcttgttttaaaccataaagTGACTTATTTAACCTACAAACTTTATGCTCTTGCCCAGGTATTACAAAACCATCAAGTTGATCCATGTAAATTTCTTCCTCTAGTTCTCCATTTAGAAAAGCAGTTTTAACGTCCACTTGATGCACAACAAGATTATGTAAAGATGCTAATGCAAACATGACTCGAATGGATGTAATTCTAGATACGGGTCAGAAAATGTCAAAGAAATCATTTCTTTGTACAGAGAAAGATCCAAAGCTTTCACCCACTCTACAACTCAATGTTCTCAAAATATTTTTCCGTTTTTTAGTAGTGTGTTTCCCGACTAGAACCCTAGCATTTAAATACTACTTAGAGGGATATTAACGTTGGGGTAGTTCAGGAGAAAATGCTCACAAAATTCGGCCATTAAATCAGGAAGCAAATCAATTAGTTGAGAAAGAATAGGTCTtcttaacaaaacaaaactttctgTTGAAAAAGGATTCTCCATAAAATTAGGAATCCAACGTTAAACTATTTGACTAattctaaattttaaataaacacacaaccCTAACAGAAATAAAGATCAACAAGTGAACTCCCTACATACAAATTCAAGCCGAACCCAAGTGAGACAACCCTGCAATGAACTTGCATTCCTTCTCTACAAAACCCTGCGTCATTACAAACACCCAAAACCGATGAAAACGTGGACGCACTTTCTCTAATTCCTTGTGAAACCATTTCAGCGTACAAGTGAAAAGCCTGTTCCGGAAACCCATGTCGCCCGTCCTCcagaaataagcatgttataGGTAACAACATCGTATACAAGCATTTCATCGAACAGTTTGAGGGCAGTGTTCAAGTCCCCGGATTTTATCAAGCCATCGATTTTCCGGTTGTTGGAGTAAACTATGTCACGAGCACTGGGTTCAAAGTATGAGTCTGAACGCAAGCTGTGGATACGGGACTATGATCctttccggatcctctttgtggggatccaGAATGATTGATGCATTTGTGGGGATCTGGAATGATTTATGCGTTTATCGTGCATCGTGCATCGTGCGGTCAATTTTGGTTAAAtagtatttatatttaattttaaattctaaattcaaaatgatttttaatcacacgatgtacgatgaacaaacTTGATTGCTTAATCCTtcggatccccacaaagaggatccttttAGGTAGATAGTTAATATTTGGCGCAAACGCTGTTTTGAAACGTACGGTAGACAGCGACCTAGTAATCTACATTGGCCATCCGGCTCTCAGAAGTGAAATTGACAACATTCGAATGTATTAATCTCAGGTTCGAATTAATGATTGACCAATTTCATTACCCTCTTTGTCGTTCCGGTGTTGTTTTTTATGCGGTGTTATAGACGAATACAACGCTAAGTGAAATGAACGATATTCTAAATTACTTTTCACTAATATCTTAAATTGTTATAACGAAAAATGAAATTGACGATATTCTTAACTACTCTTTATTAATATTCTAAACTGTTATAACAAAAAGTGTAATTGACGATATTCTAAAAAATAGGTATTTTGATATGGGTtcaaagtaactaaaaattgaaCATATTTCAGAAGTAACCTATAAAATTGGATCTATTTCAAAATTTCCCTATTCTAAAATACCATGACAACGaggcaaaatttaaaaattgaatataaaaaaGAACATAGTTCTAACCAACTACCTCACGTCTGCAAAAAATACATTGACCTAACAAACTTGATAACAAGCTCGAAGAACACATTTTTAATACatgtttttttaaaacaaaattactAATATTAAGAGGAGGAGAAAGGATTTAAAGCTCTttacataatttaaaaaaatggacACATTAGTAAAAACTCAATATCCTATTCACTAGAATATTAGATCCCATGAATACCTTTGCTTTGCTTGCAAATTGTGCGTTATTTATTGGGAATTTTAACAAACACTcatagtactgttcacttttaacgaaaaaccacatttatacattttcctaatactattcattatacctttaaaaatgacttttcattaaaagataagtttttttggacttttcgttagttttcctttatttttatttgatttctaCAAGACAAACTttggttgcaatatgcaaatgAAAAGCCATGATACATTTGGAAAAAAAGATTTAAGTAGAAAAAAAGTGAGAGCAAATCTTCGAACCGTCACAAGACATGGACGAACATTATTTTACATTGACGACGACACCTCCCGGCCAATAGGAAACAACCCATTTTCCTCACCAAAAGCAAACAGCAATCAAGTTCATACAAATTATTACACAATTATAATGATATTGACACCATTGATTTACATTTAGCAACATTAACATGTAGCTGCAATCGCCTCCAAAAGGGAGGCCACAAAGCGCATCTGAGTTTCTTCATTGATTCTGGAAAAGAGAGGAACGTGGACGAATAAAGATTTGTGGCACCTTTCTTCTGCAAAACGGAGGGAATGATAGTAGACATAATTGCACACAAAGCGCCCGGCATCATCTGATATTGCCACATCATATCCTTTCTTCTTCAATATCTTAAGGATTGCCTCGGTCGAGCAACATGTCTTCAAGAACCAAATGGTGGAAAAGTTAGCGCACATGGACAGGGAGACAGAAGGGGGACGAGAGGACTACATGAGCATGATAAATAGTTTCTTGGATGACGACACATTATGCCAAGTCCAGTATTAGTGATTCAATCAAAACTTAAAAGAAGATGGAcaattaatttgttaatttgtttaTATACAGCAAAACTTCCTACGCAGCAGTTCCCCTTTCAGTTTCTATTAGAATTTAGTAGAATCAGTCACGAGAGTTCATCCACAAGTCATCTAACAATTTATTGATTGGGAAACTAAGCACACCAATACGTGACATTATCATTACATTCCATGTAAATAAATGTCAAACCCTGCAACATCGAAGGCTTGAAGCCTTTCCCTCGGTTGCTTATATAAGAAAACGCAAAAATTCTGCAAAATGTTAATTCAGCACAAAGTGAAACTATACATTGAACTCCGACCCTAAGTATTTGATGCCCGACTCTGAAAGCATATCGAAATTCTACAAAAGATAAATTGTGTTTTATGAATAATAAATATAGTATTGCAAATAGATTATAGAAATACCTCTCTCACTCGAGAAGTTCCTCCATCCTCAGGGACTATTGGTTGTTGCTGGAAGAAGAGCAATAAAAGAAAACTAAGTTCAACAAATTCAAGATAATAGGAACCCTGGTAAAGTAAAATAAGGAAACACCACTAAAATAGGAAGAATCAGACTCACCTGAGGTTGCCATCCTAACTCATCTGGACAGCGGAAAGTGGCTTCGTTTACTGCTTGCCGCTCAATAGCAAATTTTACAGCCCCACTATTTACCCCCAAGTGAAGCTGAAGAAGCAACGGAATTAAAATGATAATAACAACATACAGAGGACTGCTGCTAACTTATGTTTCTGCATAAAAATGTCTGTTGGAATCTGTTCACACAAATTCATGAAAACATTTATCTGCAAAGCAACAAAACCTGACAAGAAGCCTCCAGCCAGCGAAGCACAAAAAGTTTATGGCAAGTTAGGAATCAAGATATCAATGTTAGCCTTAATCTTGGAATAACACAACGTAATTCATGGCAGATGAATGGGGTTAGACCATGATAGTGTAACAACGAACTGAAGCAAAAGTGTGCATTGTGTGTTTAACAAAAGCAACTAAACAATCAGAGATCAAAATGTCTTGTCAGTCCTCTCCTCACAGTAGTAAACAAGGGTAGCAAGATGAACCCATGAAGCACAAGGGGACCGTCTAAGTcaatagatgcataaatttagtACTGCAAGTTAGTTCCTCACATGCCAAAAAGGAAACCAATGCGGTGACAGAGTCCAAACATTCCCAAAGAAAATAACTTTTCCAGATTTAGAACAATACTATCTAACTACCCAAAACAATGTGGATGCTTTTTTCATTTCTAGCAATTCAAACCCCGAAAACGAAACTAAATTTTGCAATCCTAAAGGAGATACTCACCCATACGACTTGTTCATGGCTCTTAGAATCGGTTGCTGAAATCCCCGATTCCATGGCCTTGTAAAGAGCAGCGCGTGCACCGTCTCCTGCTGTTTCAAGAACATCACAGCTGCCAAGTTTAAGACCAGCAGGCAACGCTCTCTTCTCAACAAACCCCCTCAGATTGCTAACTATAGTCTCTGTGGGATTCTCAGCAACCCCCTGGAACTTCTTGAACCCGCTCACATGAACAACCACACTCTTTGGTCCTTCTGATCCCATTTCCTCACTCTGCACCCGAATACAATTCCCAATCTTCAATAAACTCCGCTGTCAAaacacaaaattcaaaattttcaaaacccCAACCTTCGTTTTCGATAAAGTTACAATCTTTTTGGTCAAAGAAGACATCCCATCAAAGATTCTGAGATAATCAGGCTAGTTCACTAGTAATTTAAGCATCAAACACCATATTTTTACTTGAATATAACGAAAAATGCATGCTTTTACAGCCAAAAATGGGAATTAAGCCTTGGAAATATCAGTTGACCGATTAGAATTTCATTAcaaaaaaacagagaaaaatCCAGAATTTAAAAGACAAAGGGACTAAAGAAATATA
It encodes the following:
- the LOC103452362 gene encoding secreted RxLR effector protein 161: MKLFKNIGESVRQIEYASIIGSLRYATDCTRPDIAYAVGVLCKYTSSPNMEHWYAIERVIRYLKRTINFGLCYEKFPAVLEGYSNADWNTLSEDSKATSGYIFNIAGAVVSWKSKKQTILAQSTMESEMIALATTSEKAGWLKDLLSDIPLREKPVTAVFIHCDSTSTIAKVKNRYFNGKRRKIRRKHSTVTGFLSKGTVRIYHVSVFNNFHMGLDNVAVKLFDELLDRNLAVWNVLLLLEYVAKWPTFDYKKL
- the LOC103451988 gene encoding uncharacterized protein produces the protein MGSEGPKSVVVHVSGFKKFQGVAENPTETIVSNLRGFVEKRALPAGLKLGSCDVLETAGDGARAALYKAMESGISATDSKSHEQVVWLHLGVNSGAVKFAIERQAVNEATFRCPDELGWQPQQQPIVPEDGGTSRVRETCCSTEAILKILKKKGYDVAISDDAGRFVCNYVYYHSLRFAEERCHKSLFVHVPLFSRINEETQMRFVASLLEAIAATC